In Bacillus sp. 2205SS5-2, the following are encoded in one genomic region:
- the abc-f gene encoding ribosomal protection-like ABC-F family protein, which yields MTLVIQGKELQKSFGDLEVLRKVSFDIRNGEKIGLVGWNGAGKSTFVKILMNMLEPDKGFVTMWPSRLKIGYLPQSTDYKMSIDYELLNHGEKLLETSKQLGLLKDRLKKEELQHLSGGEKLKLSLAKIWAISPEFLILDEPTNHLDMHGVSWLIEEVRDYSGAAIIISHDRYFLDETVSKIFELEAGELTVYDGNYSSYRNEKHIKYEQDTRDYEKQQRKVEMVEKQMSTLKEWSEKAHRQAGKGGTNAENRQAGLKEFERAKAKKKDNQVKSKLKRLNLELSKHQVKKPKAEKSISFHFESDLKRGKRILEAKGIKKKIGNRVLFDKSNFYVKHGEKIGLLGPNGAGKSTFINILLKKESLTKGNIWMSESTKFAYLSQDVSDLPSEKTPLQYFDLTDREQETKARTLISNMDIQQETLEKPISHLSLGERTKIKLIQMILMEYDLLILDEPTNHLDLPSREELERTLSTYTGTLIIVSHDRYLIEKLCTKLLVIENCKMHQYEIGLKEYEERKKNKHTLKERNVLEELALIETKITELLGKISYLSNETEEYKQIDKELVTYMDKKRELKNLL from the coding sequence ATGACTCTTGTTATACAAGGTAAAGAACTACAAAAGAGTTTTGGAGATTTGGAAGTCTTAAGGAAAGTTAGTTTTGACATACGAAATGGTGAAAAGATTGGTCTCGTCGGTTGGAATGGTGCTGGAAAGTCGACATTTGTAAAGATCCTTATGAACATGCTGGAGCCTGATAAAGGGTTTGTAACAATGTGGCCCTCCCGATTGAAAATTGGCTATTTACCACAATCAACAGATTATAAAATGTCGATCGATTACGAACTGTTAAATCATGGGGAGAAATTACTTGAAACAAGCAAGCAGCTTGGTTTACTTAAAGATCGATTAAAGAAAGAAGAGCTCCAACATTTAAGCGGGGGAGAAAAGCTAAAATTATCTTTAGCAAAAATCTGGGCAATTTCTCCAGAGTTCTTAATATTAGATGAACCAACAAATCACTTGGATATGCATGGAGTTAGTTGGTTGATTGAAGAGGTTAGAGACTATTCGGGTGCTGCTATTATTATTTCACATGATCGATATTTTTTAGACGAAACAGTATCAAAAATATTTGAACTAGAAGCTGGAGAGTTAACGGTATATGACGGAAATTATTCGTCTTATCGAAACGAAAAGCATATAAAGTATGAACAAGATACGCGTGATTATGAAAAACAACAACGTAAAGTAGAGATGGTTGAAAAGCAGATGAGCACCTTGAAAGAATGGTCAGAAAAGGCCCATCGCCAAGCGGGAAAAGGAGGAACAAATGCTGAAAATCGTCAAGCGGGATTAAAGGAATTCGAACGAGCGAAGGCAAAGAAAAAAGATAATCAGGTAAAGTCAAAGCTGAAACGTTTAAATTTAGAATTATCGAAGCATCAGGTGAAAAAGCCAAAAGCAGAGAAATCAATCTCATTTCACTTTGAATCAGATTTAAAGCGCGGTAAGAGGATTCTTGAAGCAAAAGGGATCAAAAAAAAGATTGGTAATCGTGTGCTGTTTGATAAAAGTAACTTTTATGTAAAGCATGGAGAAAAAATCGGCTTGCTTGGACCAAATGGAGCTGGGAAGTCGACGTTTATCAACATCCTACTTAAAAAAGAAAGCCTAACTAAAGGTAATATTTGGATGAGTGAATCAACCAAATTTGCTTATCTATCGCAGGATGTAAGTGACCTTCCAAGCGAAAAAACCCCTTTACAATACTTCGATCTTACTGATCGAGAGCAGGAAACGAAAGCCAGAACCCTTATATCTAATATGGATATTCAGCAAGAAACTCTTGAAAAACCAATTTCCCACTTAAGTCTAGGGGAACGTACGAAAATTAAGCTTATCCAAATGATTTTAATGGAATATGATCTATTAATTTTAGATGAGCCGACAAACCATTTAGATTTGCCAAGCAGGGAAGAGCTAGAAAGAACGCTCAGTACGTATACCGGCACACTTATAATCGTATCACATGATAGGTATTTGATTGAAAAGCTGTGTACCAAATTGTTAGTAATTGAAAATTGTAAGATGCATCAATATGAAATAGGATTGAAGGAATATGAAGAACGAAAAAAGAACAAACATACTCTAAAAGAACGTAATGTACTCGAAGAACTAGCCCTGATTGAAACCAAAATCACAGAACTACTTGGGAAAATCAGTTATTTGTCAAATGAAACGGAAGAATATAAACAAATAGACAAAGAACTAGTGACGTATATGGATAAAAAGCGTGAATTGAAGAACTTATTATGA
- a CDS encoding DUF2268 domain-containing putative Zn-dependent protease (predicted Zn-dependent protease with a strongly conserved HExxH motif) has product MNYTKTVSNNSKENSKAEYYERVTAPFLEKASEKELAIHSDYSKFFYPSSKGDELEKNTIELLKRQKAINRLIKTALIDASEMFTGSGKTVFVMTINPGKTFYINNMEGVGGLTLSEDAILLQIDPSYTDDMLKYTTVHEYYHSVFLESYKEKAYTLLDAAIFEGKADSFAEILYPDNSAPWLEPLKEELRKPTFNEFKKQIDSTNSEVYFEFLKVIELKEFHYGQIIKLALKLPKVT; this is encoded by the coding sequence TTGAATTATACAAAAACGGTCTCAAATAATTCCAAAGAAAACTCAAAAGCAGAGTATTACGAGAGGGTGACTGCACCTTTTTTAGAAAAAGCCTCAGAAAAAGAGTTAGCTATTCATAGTGACTATTCCAAATTTTTTTACCCCAGTTCTAAAGGAGATGAATTAGAGAAGAATACTATAGAACTCCTTAAGAGGCAAAAGGCTATTAATAGGCTTATTAAAACAGCACTTATTGATGCATCTGAGATGTTTACTGGAAGTGGTAAAACTGTATTTGTTATGACAATAAACCCCGGAAAAACATTTTATATTAATAATATGGAAGGGGTAGGAGGATTGACTTTGAGTGAGGATGCTATATTACTTCAAATAGATCCTTCCTATACAGATGATATGCTGAAATATACTACGGTACATGAATATTATCATTCTGTTTTCCTTGAAAGCTATAAGGAGAAAGCCTATACTTTATTGGATGCAGCAATTTTTGAAGGTAAAGCTGATTCCTTTGCAGAAATATTGTATCCAGATAATTCTGCTCCTTGGTTAGAGCCCTTAAAAGAGGAGTTAAGAAAACCAACATTTAATGAGTTTAAAAAGCAGATTGACTCTACAAATTCTGAGGTATATTTTGAATTTTTGAAGGTAATAGAGTTAAAGGAATTTCATTATGGGCAAATTATAAAATTGGCTTTGAAGTTACCCAAAGTTACTTAA
- a CDS encoding DUF2268 domain-containing putative Zn-dependent protease (predicted Zn-dependent protease with a strongly conserved HExxH motif): MFEGNRVKGISLWANYKIGFEVTQSYLKNHPEKTIEEWTNINSTKILEGSNNNYLNSS; this comes from the coding sequence ATTTTTGAAGGTAATAGAGTTAAAGGAATTTCATTATGGGCAAATTATAAAATTGGCTTTGAAGTTACCCAAAGTTACTTAAAAAATCACCCTGAAAAAACCATTGAAGAATGGACAAATATAAATTCTACTAAAATCCTTGAGGGCAGTAATAATAACTATCTTAATAGCTCATAA